The Vibrio sp. 10N DNA window TCAACCAACAAGCCAATCTACTCAGGTCACCAAAGTCGCTCAAGCGGTAGCGCACTCAGTTAAACACTTATCCGATGCTGACATGGCGAAAGCGCAAGTTCAGTATGATTTGCCAGAGGGCCGTTCGAAAAAGGCACTGGAAGAATATATGAATGTCATGAATCGAGCTAAGCGCGAGGAACTCCAACAGTTGCTTGGTGTCGATATCTATATATGATAATAAGAGTTATTTGCTTTAACTAGAGTATCCTATTTATGAAAACACTTCTGAAACTCAGCAGTATTTTGGCCTTAAGTGCCGTTTTGAGTGCATGTGGGAGCCTTCCCGATACCTTAGCGACCACGAATGACAATGTAGTGGCGACCTATCAAGGTGTATTGGATACCAGTGATAACACCGAAGTCCGTCTGGGCGGTGTTATTGATACGGTGAAAAACCTCGCTGATCGAACGCGTATCGAAGTGGTCAACCTTCCAATTGATAAGTACGGAAAACCTGACATCAGTGAAGAGCCTAATGGCCGCTTTATTGCCTATGTAGACGGTTTTGTTGACCCGATTACCTATGCTCAAGGGCGTCTAATCACAGTCGGTGGTCATAAAGAGGGGCTGGAACGTGGCAAAATTGGCGAGTACGAAGCTGATTTCCCTGTTATCAAAGCGTACGGCAATTACTTGTGGCGCGTTGAAGAGCGCTTAATCATCAACCGAGATTTTGGCGGCTATAGCTCTTGTTGGGGCTACTACTGTGACGGCTTCTACTATCATGGCGGCCCAAGTACCGGCAGAGTCATCAAAGAGGTGAAGTAGGATTGGACTCTAGCTTCAAAGAACATTTGGTCAAGATCGATGACAGAACGGTTGCCTATCTTGAGCGCTGCGCAACAAAAACGGCCGCAAAGACGGTCGTTTTTATTCATGGCTGGATGGATAACGCCGCCAGCTTCCACGCACTCTTTCCGCTTATTGAGCAGTATGCTCCTGATTGGCGAGTCATCGCGATAGATTTGCCCGGTCATGGTCACTCGAGCCATAAGAGCGAGCATCACTTTTATAACTTTCATGACTACGTTGACGATCTTCACCGCATTTTGGTTAAACTTCACGCGGTTGATGTCTGCCTGGTGGGTCATTCACTTGGTGCATTGATTGCGAGTTGCTATAGTGCAGCCTTTCCAGAAAAAGTGTCCTGTTTAGTTCAAATCGAAGCGCATATTCCACTTTCGGAATTGCCGCAGCTGAGCCCTGAGCGTTTGAGAAAAGGCATCGAAAGCCGAGAGCGCTGGCGCAATAAAACGGCCAAATCCATCCCTTCAAAACAAGATGCGATTGCGATGCGTAAACGCGCGACCAAACTCCCAACTGAAGCGGTACTACCGATTGTCGAGCGCGATCTCCGACAATTGGGAGATAAGTGGGTCTGGCGACATGACAGTAAGCTCAAATGCGAGTCGGTCTATCGGATGAGTGAGCCGCAAGCCTTGGCGATTATGGAGGCAGTCACGGTGCCTCACCTGATCATACTTGGCAAGCGTGGTTACGCGTATTTGCAGCGCCCAGAGTGTTTACAGCCGCTTCGTAACGCGCAGATTGAGTTGGTAGAGGGTGATCACCATTGCCATTTGGAATCACCTGAGCAGGTATTTGAACTAATACTTGGACGAGTTAACAAAAATTAAACAAGTGTTTGAGTCTTTCGTGCGCTAACTGGTCTGCTGTGTTGTAATAGCAGGAATAATAAAACATTCATAGTCCCATAAAGTGTTAACAATATTTTAAAACAACACTGAAATCTGCCTATGAAACGAAAGAGTGACCTTACACGCAAGGAGTAGAATTGTGGATAAACCTTGGCTTTCTCGATACCCAAGCGATGTGCCTGAGCAAATCAATCCTGATCAGTACCCCTCTCTAGTCGAAATGTTCGAACAGTCGATTCACAAATATGCAGACCAACCTGCGTTTGTGAATATGGGTTCGGTAATGACATTCCGCAAACTGGAAGAGCGTAGCCGAGCGTTTGCAGCGTACTTGCAAAATGAGCTAAAACTGCAAAAAGGCGATCGCGTTGCGATCATGATGCCAAACTTGCTGCAATACCCAATCGCGCTATTTGGTGTGTTGCGTGCTGGCCTTATCGCTGTGAACGTGAACCCTCTCTACACGCCGCGTGAGCTTGAGCACCAACTGAATGATGCCGATGCGAAAGCCATCGTTATCGTTTCAAACTTTGCCAATACGCTTGAGCAAGTCGTTGATAAAACGCCAATCAAGCATGTAGTACTGACAAGTCTTGGTCAAATGTTGCCAACCGCGAAGGGGACGATTGTCGACTTCGTCGTTAAGTACGTAAAAGGCATGGTGCCTAAGTATGACCTACCAGGTGCGATTTCATTTAAGAAAGCGCTGAGTAAAGGTCGCCGTTTGCAATACGTGAAGCCGTTTATGACCGGTGATGATATTGCCTTCTTGCAATACACCGGCGGTACCACAGGGGTTGCAAAAGGGGCGATTCTGACACACCGCAACATGATTGCTAACGTGATGCAGGCGAAGGGGATGTACGCGCCTGTGTTGAACGAAGGCCGTGAGCTGGTGGTCACTGCACTGCCGCTGTACCACGTGTTCGCGCTAACGGTGAATTGCTTGCTGTTTATTGAAATGGGTGGACAAAACCTGCTTATCACCAACCCGCGCGATATCCCGGGCTTTGTGAAAGAGCTGCAAAAGTACCCATTTACTGCGATTACCGGTGTAAACACGCTATTTAACGCACTCATCAACAATGAAGATTTCCATGAGCTCGATTTCCGCGGCCTTCGACTGGCTGTAGGTGGTGGTATGGCGGTACAGCGCGCCGTTGCAGAGCAGTGGAAAAAGACCACGGGCTGTTTCCTATTGGAAGGTTATGGTCTCACCGAGTGTTCTCCATTGGTGGCGGCGTACCCGCACGATCTCACAGAATACAATGGATCTATTGGCTTACCGGTACCATCAACGGAAGTGCGAATTGTCGATGAAGACGGCAACCCAGTGGAAGGTGACGGCAAAGGTGAGCTGCAAGTTCGCGGCCCACAAGTCATGCAAGGCTACTGGCAGCGTGCTGAAGCGACAAAAGAGGTGATCAACCAAGAAGGTTGGTTGTCGACAGGCGATATCGTTGAGTTCGATAATGATGGCTTCTTGCACATCGTTGACCGTAAGAAAGACATGATTTTGGTTTCAGGCTTTAACGTCTATCCAAATGAAATCGAAGATGTTGTGGCGCTCAATGACAAGGTACTGGAAGTCGCTGCGATTGGTGAAGCGAACGAAGCCTCTGGTGAGATTGTTAAGATCTTCGTGGTTAAGAAGGACAATTCGTTAACTAAAGAAGAGATCATCGAGCACTGTCGTCAG harbors:
- a CDS encoding chromosome partitioning protein ParA, with the translated sequence MVSINGLPSIPNQRKTQKANSKKAVSKASTSQPTSQSTQVTKVAQAVAHSVKHLSDADMAKAQVQYDLPEGRSKKALEEYMNVMNRAKREELQQLLGVDIYI
- a CDS encoding Slp family lipoprotein, giving the protein MKTLLKLSSILALSAVLSACGSLPDTLATTNDNVVATYQGVLDTSDNTEVRLGGVIDTVKNLADRTRIEVVNLPIDKYGKPDISEEPNGRFIAYVDGFVDPITYAQGRLITVGGHKEGLERGKIGEYEADFPVIKAYGNYLWRVEERLIINRDFGGYSSCWGYYCDGFYYHGGPSTGRVIKEVK
- a CDS encoding alpha/beta fold hydrolase, whose protein sequence is MDSSFKEHLVKIDDRTVAYLERCATKTAAKTVVFIHGWMDNAASFHALFPLIEQYAPDWRVIAIDLPGHGHSSHKSEHHFYNFHDYVDDLHRILVKLHAVDVCLVGHSLGALIASCYSAAFPEKVSCLVQIEAHIPLSELPQLSPERLRKGIESRERWRNKTAKSIPSKQDAIAMRKRATKLPTEAVLPIVERDLRQLGDKWVWRHDSKLKCESVYRMSEPQALAIMEAVTVPHLIILGKRGYAYLQRPECLQPLRNAQIELVEGDHHCHLESPEQVFELILGRVNKN
- the fadD gene encoding long-chain-fatty-acid--CoA ligase FadD: MDKPWLSRYPSDVPEQINPDQYPSLVEMFEQSIHKYADQPAFVNMGSVMTFRKLEERSRAFAAYLQNELKLQKGDRVAIMMPNLLQYPIALFGVLRAGLIAVNVNPLYTPRELEHQLNDADAKAIVIVSNFANTLEQVVDKTPIKHVVLTSLGQMLPTAKGTIVDFVVKYVKGMVPKYDLPGAISFKKALSKGRRLQYVKPFMTGDDIAFLQYTGGTTGVAKGAILTHRNMIANVMQAKGMYAPVLNEGRELVVTALPLYHVFALTVNCLLFIEMGGQNLLITNPRDIPGFVKELQKYPFTAITGVNTLFNALINNEDFHELDFRGLRLAVGGGMAVQRAVAEQWKKTTGCFLLEGYGLTECSPLVAAYPHDLTEYNGSIGLPVPSTEVRIVDEDGNPVEGDGKGELQVRGPQVMQGYWQRAEATKEVINQEGWLSTGDIVEFDNDGFLHIVDRKKDMILVSGFNVYPNEIEDVVALNDKVLEVAAIGEANEASGEIVKIFVVKKDNSLTKEEIIEHCRQHLTGYKIPKRVEFRDDLPKTNVGKILRRVLREENDAKLLKTSEKTV